In Helicobacter mastomyrinus, a single genomic region encodes these proteins:
- a CDS encoding FtsK/SpoIIIE domain-containing protein: MADFYTTNHEETLIDRILNQGLEKKDLPKYYVLRIAIAKALSLPKSPLNAPLWENKKLGGDRGKEYHLEQITGKGKDEKEDFDVALRALFYVQHKDELDAQKQNIFSDEKCYTDILSKYIKRGLYEIHNSYKNSDCFYQWCLDNLSLESRLANVGIAQNKQAQQKGGDKSHCLVAYFEKFAIPIHIVNEKDSYRHYIIKVELKDSTKIDAFMRHCKHLDTEFGEKVQIQRCMGVSKTFDICIPKDKNLWQYPSERAFAQGLEMIKRGDYKLGIFAGMDRDKKPFCFDLVEAVHCFVGGTTGSGKSIFLQNIITCLLQNKSTEITIIDPKGGGDFAVFREREKVEILDTSEAEAAIESFVEEMESRYQSNAQGVSYESMSYKILIIDEVNDLIKNKAISANIARLSRKARQSRIHLILATQRPDAKAFEGEIRSTIPSRIALSVQKSTESKIILDETGAEKLTGRGDMLIKLVSSSEMKHILGVKVGNIQAFLP; this comes from the coding sequence ATGGCAGATTTTTACACAACCAATCACGAGGAGACTCTTATAGATAGAATCCTCAATCAAGGCTTAGAAAAAAAGGATTTGCCCAAATATTATGTTTTACGTATCGCTATTGCTAAGGCACTTAGTCTGCCTAAATCACCGCTTAATGCTCCTTTATGGGAGAATAAAAAGCTAGGTGGCGATAGGGGTAAGGAATATCATTTAGAGCAAATCACAGGCAAAGGCAAAGATGAAAAAGAAGATTTTGATGTAGCTTTAAGAGCGTTATTTTATGTGCAGCACAAAGATGAGCTAGATGCCCAAAAGCAAAATATTTTTAGCGATGAGAAATGTTACACAGATATTTTAAGCAAATATATAAAGAGAGGATTATATGAAATACACAATAGCTACAAAAATAGCGATTGCTTCTATCAATGGTGTTTAGATAATCTGTCTTTAGAATCTCGCCTTGCTAATGTGGGTATCGCACAAAACAAACAAGCACAACAAAAAGGTGGAGACAAGAGCCACTGCCTAGTTGCATATTTTGAGAAATTTGCTATTCCTATTCATATTGTGAATGAGAAAGATTCGTATAGGCATTATATCATCAAAGTAGAACTAAAAGATTCTACGAAAATTGATGCTTTTATGAGGCATTGCAAACATTTAGACACAGAATTTGGAGAAAAGGTGCAGATTCAGCGATGTATGGGTGTGAGCAAGACTTTTGATATATGTATTCCAAAAGATAAAAATCTTTGGCAATACCCTAGCGAAAGAGCATTCGCACAAGGCTTAGAAATGATAAAAAGAGGAGATTATAAGCTTGGAATCTTTGCAGGAATGGATAGGGACAAAAAGCCCTTTTGTTTTGACTTGGTAGAAGCTGTGCATTGTTTTGTTGGAGGGACAACAGGAAGTGGCAAATCGATATTCCTTCAAAATATCATCACTTGTTTATTGCAAAACAAAAGTACAGAAATTACTATCATTGACCCAAAAGGCGGGGGTGATTTTGCAGTATTTAGAGAGAGGGAAAAAGTTGAGATTCTAGACACAAGCGAGGCAGAAGCAGCAATAGAATCCTTTGTCGAAGAAATGGAATCGCGCTATCAAAGTAACGCACAAGGAGTGAGTTATGAGAGTATGTCTTATAAAATTTTAATCATTGATGAAGTAAATGATTTGATAAAAAATAAAGCTATTAGCGCAAATATCGCACGATTGAGCCGAAAGGCAAGGCAGTCAAGAATCCACCTCATTCTAGCCACACAAAGACCCGACGCTAAGGCATTTGAGGGAGAAATACGTTCTACGATTCCCTCTCGTATAGCCCTAAGTGTGCAAAAAAGCACAGAATCTAAAATTATCCTTGATGAGA